One window of Pelobates fuscus isolate aPelFus1 chromosome 9, aPelFus1.pri, whole genome shotgun sequence genomic DNA carries:
- the LOC134573394 gene encoding myosin-4-like → MGDGEMAVFGPAAPFLRKSEKERLEAQNKPFDAKNSCFVEEPKELYVKGLITARDSSKVTVTTDDGKTVTVKDTQVYPQNPPKFDKIEDMAMLTHLNEASVLYNLKERYAAWMIYTYSGLFCVTVNPYKWLPVYNPEVVNGYRGKKRQEAPPHIFSISDNAYQFMLTDRENQSILITGESGAGKTVNTKRVIQYFATIAATGDAGKKKESANSMKGTLEDQIIQANPLLEAFGNAKTVRNDNSSRFGKFIRIHFGTTGKLASADIETYLLEKSRVTFQLSAERSYHIFYQILTNKRPELIEMLLVTTNPYDYPFISQGEIAVKSIDDEEELMATDSAIDILGFNSDEKNGIYKMTGAVMHHGNMRFKQKQREEQAEPDGTEVADKIGYLMGLNSADLLKALCYPRVKVGNEYVTKGQTVQQVYNAIGALSKSVFEKLFLWMVTRINQQLDTRLPRQYFIGVLDIAGFEIFDYNSLEQLCINFTNEKLQQFFNHHMFVLEQEEYKKEGIEWEFIDFGMDLAACIELIEKPMGIFSILEEECMFPKATDTSFKNKLYDQHLGKCKNFEKPKPAKGKAEAHFSLVHYAGTVDYNITGWLDKNKDPLNETVVGLYQKSSVKLLSFLYSSYAAADAEAGAKSGKKKKGSSFQTVSALFRENLNKLMTNLRCTHPHFVRCLIPNETKTPGTMENHLIIHQLRCNGVLEGIRICRKGFPSRILYADFKQRYKVLNASAIPDGQFIDSKKAAEKLLGSIDVDHSQYKFGHTKVFFKAGLLGVLEEMRDDKLAQLITRTQALCRGFLSRVEFKKMVERRDALFVIQYNIRSFMNVKHWPWMKLYFKIKPLLKSAETEKEMANMKEEFEKTKEALSKSDKRRKELEEKMVALLQERNDLQLQVQSESENLTDAEERCEGLIKSKINLEAKIKELTERLEDEEESNAELTAKKRKLEDECSELKKDIDDLELTLAKVEKEKHATENKVKNLTEEMAGLDENITKITKEKKALQEAHQQTLDDLQAEEDKVNTLTKAKTKLEQQVDDLEGSLEQEKKLRLDLERAKRKLEGDLKLAQETIMDLENDKQQTDEKVKKKDFEISQLQGRIEDEQSLGSQLQKKIKELQARIEEVEEEIEAERAARARVEKQRADLSRELEEISERLEEAGGATSAQIELNKKREAEFQKLRRDLEESTLQHEATSAALRKKHADSVAELGEQIDNLQRVKQKLEKEKSELKMEIDDMASNLENVSKSKANLEKVSRMLEDQLSEIKTKDDEHQRLINDLSAQRARFQTENGELSRHVEEKEALISQLTRGKQGFTQQTEELKRQLEEETKAKNALAHALQSSRHDCDLLREQYEEEQEAKAELQRALSKANGEVAQWRNKYETDAIQRTEELEEAKKKLAQRLQEAEEQVEAVNSKCGSLEKTKQRLQAEVEDLMVDVERANSAAAALDKKQRNFDKVLVEWKQKYEEGQAELEAALKESRTLSTEIFKMKNAYEEALEQLETLKRENKNLQQEISDLTEQIGESAKSINELEKAKKVVEQEKNDLQAALEEAEGSLEHEEAKILRIQLELNQVKSEVDRKIAEKDEEIEQLKRNSQRIIDTMQSTLDSEIRSRNDALRLKKKMEGDLNELEIQLSHANRQAAEAQKQLRNVQAQLKDTQLHLDDALRGQEDMKEQLAVVERRNNLQQAEIEEIRSALEQTERSRKIAEQELLDASERVQLLHTQNTSLLNTKKKLESDASQLQNEVEEAVQEARNAEEKAKKAITDAALMAEELKKEQDTSAHLERMKKNLEQTVKDLQLRLDEAEQLAMKGGKKQLQKLEARVRELENELDNEQKRGAEAVKGVRKYERRLKELTYQTEEDRKNVLRLQDLVDKLQLKVKAYKRQAEESEEQANAHLTRFRKVQHELEEAEERADIAESQVNKLRAKSRDISSKKGESEE, encoded by the exons ATGGGTGAcggagaaatggcagtgtttgggCCCGCTGCACCCTTCTTACGAAAATCTGAGAAGGAGAGGTTGGAGGCACAGAACAAGCCTTTTGATGCCAAGAATAGCTGTTTTGTTGAGGAGCCCAAGGAGCTGTATGTAAAAGGTCTCATCACTGCCCGAGACAGCAGCAAAGTTACTGTAACCACAGATGATGGAAAG ACTGTGACTGTTAAAGACACTCAAGTCTACCCCCAGAATCCCCCGAAGTTCGATAAGATTGAAGACATGGCCATGCTGACTCATCTAAACGAGGCTTCTGTGCTGTATAACCTCAAAGAGCGTTACGCAGCCTGGATGATCTAT ACCTACTCCGGCCTGTTCTGTGTGACTGTGAATCCCTACAAGTGGCTGCCAGTGTACAACCCCGAGGTGGTGAACGGCTACAGGGGAAAGAAGCGTCAGGAAGCGCCCCCCCACATTTTCTCAATCTCTGATAACGCCTATCAGTTCATGTTAACAG ATCGTGAAAACCAGTCTATCCTGATTAC CGGAGAATCTGGAGCAGGAAAGACTGTGAACACCAAGCGTGTCATCCAGTACTTTGCAACAATTGCTGCTACTGGGGATGCTGGCAAGAAGAAAGAATCGGCCAACAGCATGAAG GGAACTCTGGAAGATCAAATCATCCAGGCCAACCCTCTACTGGAAGCCTTTGGTAACGCAAAGACTGTGAGAAACGACAACTCCTCTCGTTTT GGTAAATTTATCAGAATCCACTTTGGGACCACAGGAAAACTGGCCTCTGCAGATATTGAAACAT ACcttctggaaaaatccagagtaACATTCCAACTGTCAGCTGAGAGAAGCTACCATATCTTTTACCAAATCCTGACCAACAAGAGACCAGAGCTTATTG AAATGCTGCTTGTTACAACCAACCCATATGACTACCCCTTCATCAGCCAGGGAGAGATTGCTGTGAAGAGTATTGATGACGAGGAGGAGTTGATGGCTACAGAT AGTGCCATCGATATTCTGGGATTTAACTCCGATGAGAAGAATGGCATCTACAAGATGACTGGAGCAGTCATGCACCATGGTAACATGAGGTTCAAACAGAAGCAGAGAGAGGAGCAGGCTGAGCCCGATGGCACCGAAG TTGCTGATAAAATTGGCTACTTGATGGGTCTGAACTCTGCTGACTTGCTGAAGGCTTTGTGCTATCCAAGAGTAAAAGTTGGAAATGAATATGTCACCAAAGGACAGACAGTGCAACAG GTGTACAACGCTATTGGAGCTCTGAGCAAATCTGTGTTTGAGAAGTTGTTCTTGTGGATGGTGACGCGTATCAATCAGCAGCTGGACACCAGACTCCCAAGACAGTACTTTATTGGTGTGCTGGACATTGCTGGCTTTGAAATCTTTGAT TATAACAGCTTGGAACAGCTCTGCATCAATTTCACCAACGAAAAACTGCAGCAATTCTTCAACCACCACATGTTCGTCCTGGAACAGGAGGAATATAAAAAGGAAGGCATTGAATGGGAGTTCATTGACTTTGGTATGGATCTGGCTGCCTGTATCGAACTTAttgaaaag CCAATGGGCATCTTCTCAATTCTGGAAGAGGAGTGCATGTTCCCCAAAGCTACTGACACCTCATTCAAGAACAAGCTGTATGACCAGCACTTGGGCAAATGCAAGAACTTTGAGAAGCCCAAACCTGCCAAGGGGAAGGCCGAAGCTCATTTCTCCCTCGTACATTATGCCGGCACCGTGGACTACAACATCACCGGCTGGCTTGACAAGAACAAGGACCCCCTGAATGAGACTGTTGTGGGCCTCTACCAGAAGTCTTCCGTTAAACTCTTGTCCTTCCTCTACTCATCTTATGCTGCTGCAGATG CCGAGGCTGGTGCAAAaagtggaaagaaaaaaaaggggtcaTCTTTCCAGACCGTGTCTGCTCTCTTTAGA GAAAACTTGAACAAGCTAATGACTAACCTGAGATGCACTCACCCACATTTTGTGCGTTGTCTGATTCCCAATGAGACCAAGACTCCAG GTACCATGGAGAATCATCTTATCATCCACCAACTGAGGTGTAACGGTGTGCTGGAAGGCATTAGAATCTGCAGAAAAGGATTTCCAAGCAGAATTCTTTATGCTGATTTCAAGCAACG TTACAAAGTCCTGAACGCCAGTGCAATTCCAGATGGCCAGTTTATTGACAGCAAGAAAGCTGCTGAGAAATTGTTGGGATCCATTGATGTTGATCACTCTCAGTATAAATTTGGGCACACCAAG gttttcttCAAAGCTGGCCTTTTGGGTGTACTAGAAGAAATGCGAGATGACAAGTTGGCCCAACTGATCACGCGCACTCAGGCTCTCTGCAGAGGATTCCTTTCAAGAGTTGAATTCAAGAAGATGGTGGAAAGAAG AGATGCTTTGTTTGTCATCCAGTACAACATCAGGTCTTTCATGAACGTCAAACATTGGCCATGGATGAAGCTGTACTTCAAGATTAAACCTCTACTGAAGAGTGCCGAGACTGAGAAGGAAATGGCCAACATGAAGGAGGAGTTTGAGAAGACAAAGGAAGCCCTTAGTAAATCAGATAAACGCAGGAAGGAACTAGAAGAGAAAATGGTTGCCCTCCTGCAAGAAAGAAATGATTTACAGCTGCAAGTTCAGTCG GAATCTGAAAACCTGACTGATGCAGAAGAGAGATGTGAAGGTCTCATCAAAAGCAAAATTAATCTTGAAGCTAAAATCAAGGAGCTCACAGAAAGACTTGAAGATGAGGAGGAAAGCAATGCCGAGCTAACTGCCAAGAAAAGGAAACTAGAGGACGAATGCTCAGAGCTAAAGAAGGATATCGATGACCTGGAACTCACCTTAGCCAAAGTAGAAAAGGAGAAACACGCCACTGAAAATAAG GTTAAAAACCTTACTGAAGAAATGGCTGGACTAGATGAGAACATCACAAAGATTACCAAAGAGAAGAAAGCTCTCCAAGAGGCCCATCAACAAACTCTTGATGATCTCCAGGCTGAAGAAGACAAAGTCAATACTTTAACAAAAGCCAAAACAAAGCTGGAACAGCAAGTGGACGAT CTGGAAGGGTCACTGGAACAAGAGAAGAAACTTCGTCTTGATCTTGAGAGAGCCAAAAGAAAGCTGGAAGGTGATCTGAAACTGGCTCAGGAAACAATCATGGATCTAGAAAATGACAAACAGCAAACAGATGAAAAAGTCAAAAA GAAGGACTTTGAAATAAGCCAGCTTCAGGGAAGAATTGAAGATGAACAGTCTCTGGGATCTCAACTGCAGAAAAAGATCAAGGAACTGCAG GCCCGTATTGAAGAGGTTGAGGAGGAGATTGAAGCTGAGCGAGCTGCTCGAGCAAGAGTTGAGAAGCAGAGAGCTGACCTCTCCAGAGAACTGGAGGAAATCAGTGAAAGACTAGAAGAAGCTGGCGGAGCAACATCAGCCCAGATTGAGTTGAACAAGAAACGTGAAGCTGAATTCCAGAAACTGAGACGGGACCTGGAAGAATCCACCCTTCAACATGAAGCTACTTCAGCTGCTCTGCGCAAGAAGCACGCTGATAGCGTTGCTGAGCTGGGTGAACAGATTGACAATCTTCAAAGAGTGAAACAGAAGCTGGAAAAAGAGAAGAGTGAGCTAAAGATGGAAATCGATGACATGGCCAGCAATCTGGAGAACGTGTCTAAGTCCAAG GCCAATCTGGAAAAAGTGAGCCGGATGCTAGAAGACCAACTGAGTGAGATAAAGACAAAGGATGATGAACACCAAAGGCTAATTAATGACCTATCAGCTCAAAGAGCTCGGTTCCAGACTGAGAATG GTGAATTATCCCGTCACGTAGAAGAAAAAGAAGCTCTGATTTCTCAGTTGACCAGAGGCAAACAGGGATTTACTCAACAAACTGAGGAGCTGAAGAGGCAACTGGAAGAGGAAACAAAG GCCAAGAACGCCCTTGCTCACGCTCTGCAATCCTCCCGCCATGACTGCGACTTGCTTCGTGAACAGTATGAGGAGGAACAGGAGGCAAAGGCTGAGCTCCAGCGCGCTTTGTCCAAAGCAAATGGGGAGGTCGCACAATGGAGAAACAAATATGAGACAGATGCCATTCAGCGCACTGAAGAGCTGGAAGAGGCCAA GAAGAAGCTGGCTCAGCGTTTACAGGAAGCTGAAGAGCAGGTGGAGGCCGTGAACTCCAAGTGTGGATCCCTGGAAAAGACCAAGCAGAGGCTGCAGGCTGAAGTGGAAGATCTGATGGTGGATGTTGAACGAGCAAACAGCGCGGCGGCAGCTCTTGACAAGAAGCAGAGGAACTTCGATAAG GTCCTCGTAGAATGGAAGCAGAAGTATGAAGAAGGCCAAGCTGAACTAGAGGCAGCTCTGAAAGAGTCCCGCACGCTGAGCACCGAGATCTTTAAAATGAAGAACGCGTATGAGGAGGCTTTAGAACAACTGGAAACTCTAAAACGGGAAAACAAGAACCTGCAAC AGGAGATCTCAGATCTGACTGAACAAATTGGTGAATCTGCAAAATCTATCAATGAGCTGGAAAAAGCCAAGAAGGTTGTAGAACAGGAAAAGAACGATCTGCAAGCAGCCTTGGAGGAAGCGGAG GGATCTCTGGAGCACGAAGAAGCAAAGATCCTGCGTATTCAGCTTGAACTGAACCAGGTGAAATCGGAGGTAGACAGGAAAATTGCAGAGAAAGATGAAGAGATTGAGCAGCTGAAGCGGAACAGTCAGAGAATCATTGATACTATGCAGAGTACGCTGGACTCTGAAATCAGAAGCCGTAATGATGCACTCAGACTAAAGAAAAAGATGGAGGGAGATCTGAATGAACTGGAAATCCAGCTGAGTCACGCCAACCGCCAAGCTGCAGAGGCGCAGAAACAGCTCCGAAATGTCCAGGCACAGCTGAAG GATACCCAGCTCCACTTGGATGATGCTCTCAGAGGTCAGGAGGACATGAAAGAGCAACTTGCTGTGGTAGAGCGCAGGAATAACCTACAACAGGCCGAAATTGAGGAGATCAGATCTGCACTGGAACAGACTGAGAGATCTAGAAAGATTGCTGAGCAGGAACTTCTGGATGCCAGTGAAAGAGTCCAGCTTCTTCACACCCAG AATACAAGTCTCCTAAACACAAAGAAGAAGCTGGAGAGTGACGCATCCCAGCTTCAGAATGAAGTCGAGGAAGCAGTTCAAGAAGCCAGGAATGCAGAAGAGAAAGCCAAGAAAGCCATCACTGAT GCTGCTTTAATGGCTGAGGAACTGAAGAAAGAGCAGGACACAAGTGCACACTTAGAGAGGATGAAGAAGAATCTGGAACAGACAGTGAAGGACCTTCAGCTTCGTTTGGATGAAGCTGAGCAGCTGGCCATGAAAGGAGGCAAGAAGCAGCTCCAGAAACTGGAAGCAAGG GTCCGTGAACTGGAGAATGAATTAGATAATGAACAGAAGCGTGGTGCAGAGGCAGTGAAGGGCGTGCGCAAATACGAAAGGAGACTGAAGGAACTGACTTACCAG